GCGGCACACTGGGCATCCTTGTTCTGAGTCCCAGTCATAGCCCTCACCTCTCCCAAGTAGGTCAGAGGGTACCAGGGACCACAACATCTGGTTAGTCCCAATGGAAGGGACCTCAGCCCCCATCGCCAGCCCCAGGAGGCACTTTCAGCTGGGTCTGAACCTGTGAGCGGTTACCTGGCCACCAGCAATGGAGGGCAGTTATATATAAAGACCCAAGAGTCAGTCCTTCAGGCTGGGACTCCAGTTGGGTAAGAAAACATCACATTGTTTGGTTCCACAGTTTCCTGCTTAGCACAGGGCCCAGCGTAAAGTGCACAAACAAGAGCTACTGAACTGGGGTGGCTGTCCCTGAAGCCGGAAAGGGAGCGAGCTGGGGACTGAGGCCATGGTGGACCCTTCACCTTGGGGTGGGCCTGCATGTCCAAGGCAAAAGGGCTGCTGGCCCCCGTAATGTAGGTCGTTCACTGCTCCAGGGCCCTGCTGGgtagggggtgggatgggggctgaATCTGCCCTCTCTGCATGTCTGCGGCCACGACAAGAAGCTGTGTTCTCCCAGAGGGAGGAATGTTGGGTTCTTATTCGCTCAGGGGCACCTTATGGTTTAGTGATGACCTGAAAAGGTGGCCTTGGTCTCCTGGGGCTCACCTGGGCTTGGAACTGCTTCTGCTGGGGACAAAATTGGTGTCCTCTGTTGAGGTGGAGTCCAGCTGTGTGGCTTGGCGGGAGATCCCTGCAGGAGGAGAGGTTGCCGGGTGAGGAGAGGTCCCTGCATTTGGAAGGGCTGCTGCATACGGAGAGGTCCTTGCATACGGAGAGGTCCCTGCATACGGAGAGGTTGCTGGGTGAGAAGAGGTCCCTGCATACGGAGAGGTTGCTGGGTGAGAAGAGGTCCTGGCAAATGGAGAGGTTGCCGGGTGAGGAGAGGTCCCTGCATATGGAGAGGTTGCTGCACGCCCGGATGGGGAGGTCCCTGTGAATGGAGAGGTCTCTGCCCCTGTCTTCCCCAGCTTGGCTGTGGTGACTGTCAGGTGGAGACCAGCAGAAGCTACAAGTCCAAAAGCAATGCCTCAGCACCTTCCCTGATCCTCGCTTCCCAGCATTCCCAGACCTCTGGCCCTTGACCCCTGAACCCTAATCTCCCCAGGACCAATTTCTCAGAACTTCCCCAGCTACACCTCAAACAGAGGCCTTGAGGAAGCCATTCTGAGCAAGCAGGTCATATCTCAGGAACACCCCAAACCTGTGCGTGGCTCTCAGCTCCCCCCCCCATTTGAGCTGCAGCCTGTCCTTTATTGTGGGGAGGTGCCATCCTCCAGCCCCCACCTCCATGACCCTGAACCCCTCCCAGGGAAGGAGGGACATTTGTTACCTGGAAAGACGAGCAAAGAAACCGAGAAAGTCTTATCGAAGCCCACTCTTTTGACCCCACACCAGTACTGCCCCATGTCCTTCAAGGTGAGGTTTCTCAGGATCACCTCAAACCTGAGCTGCCGGGGGCTGTCGTGGACGGACACCCTGCCTTCCTGGCCGTATTCTCCAGAGTAGACAGTCCCAGAGCAGCGGGAGATCAAGAACCCGCCCTCCCGGCACCAGTATTTCCTGTACTTCTTCAGCTCTTCTCCGTAGGTGCACTGCAGGGACACGGTGCCACCTTCAAAGCCGCTGATCTCCTTCGGGCCCACCAGGGATCCGTAACCTGAAACCACAGCAGGGGTGAAGGTTGGAATTCCCTGATTCAAGTACCAGGATCAAGGCCAGAAGGCTTTCCTCAGTCACCCCCTTCTTGGGGCAGCCCTGGTAGGAGCTGGTACTCCACTCTGCCACCGAGGGACCTTGGGACAGGACTGTTGCTGTTTCCCTAAGCCTGGCATATTGAAGGCTGGTGATGGGGAAGATCTAGATTCAGACAGCccagagtttgaatcccagcactgctgcttagtagctgtgtgaccctggggatATTGCTTGACCCCTctgagttttctcacctgtagatGATGACAATGTCCTATTTCATTGAATTAAGATGCTATCATATGTAAGAGCCACCATAATTTTAtacaacattaagaaaaaaacactgtCATTTGAACAACTGGCATCAGTTATAAGATGTATCctaattttttatgttaaaaggttaaaaaacgaaagaaagaagaaaaaagaaaagcaggcttGTGGATTGATGAAACAGGATAATTTATCTCTCGGGGCTGTTGTGAGTGGTACAGCAGAGGTTCAAGAAATACTTGCTGAGTTTAATGGGGCAACATTAAATAAGGGGCATCTTGTCTGCCCCCAGGCTGGCACAGAgccaggaaatgaaaacaaaagaggtAAAGGTACTCTTACAGCCACTTGGACATGAAGGGTCTGGAGCGCACAGGTCTGGGGCAAGACCTGGCTCTGGGTTCCAGAAACAGCAAGTGCCGCACCCTCTGAGGGCTAAGGACGAATGGGGTGGGGTGAAGCCTGGAAGGATCGGGCGCCTGGGCTGGGTCACCCCCACAAGGAAATGTAGGTTCAGGAGGTCCTCTCTCTTGCAGACCCAACGGGCAATAAGGATAAGCAATAAGGACGTTGGGGATAAGCCCCACATCCCTCCATCCCCGCCCCCCATCTCACCTGGGAGCACGAGGCAGCCCCACAGCAGGACGAGGGGCCGCATGGTGAGCGCTGGGCAAGCGGGAGTGCACGGCGGGAGCGAGGAGTTCCTCTCCGGGCCACGCGGGACTTTAACTTCCTCCAGAGGCGAGAtcgagagaaggaagggaagggaggggccgTGTGGGTCCCCCCAACCGGGGGAGGCGCCTCTGCTGTTCCCTTCAGTACTTACCCTTGGTTCACGGCGACCCGCACCCGAAAACCCACCGAGCGCTTCTCCCAAACCCATGCCCTTTCAGGGGCTCTTAACCGTGCCCCCAGCCGCGCACCCCAGAGGGCCTGTGTGTAGAATTCAGGGAGTCCATGAATCTGGGTGGGAAAATAGTACATCTTGACTTTTCACTAACCTTTAAGTAACATTTATCTTTCCTTATATGATGAGTAGTGTTCGCAGTGCCGTGACTGTCACCGATGAAAAATCACAGACACTAGCAGTTCAAGTTGTCCCCGATAGCTTGAAATACTGTGTACGCACCTCACTACTTGGAAAATCATTAGTTGTTAGATCTGCCACTGGAGTTGTTATTTAAAGtgctaataaaaaaaatcacatttattacaGTATTACACAATTATATTTTGATAACCAGTTCTTTTAttattggttttcttttaagcatgtgtatattattttatatgtttaaaaagacCATCATTCTGAGACGTGGCGCATAAGCTTCACCAGACTGCTGAGTGGTCGATGGTACAGAAGTTAGGGGGTCCACAGGCAGCGCCCACTGCCCCTCCTTCCCATCACCTCCCGGAGGGCGCAGTACCGCCCTGGGCCACGGGGCGGCGGTGCAGGCGGAGGGTGAGGGAAGCTGTCCGGCTGGGCTGAGCCGGGTACCTGGAGCCACCAGCAGGCCGAGCAGAAAGGCTGGGCTCCGCAGCCGCGCTGAGTtgtcttgcattttaaaaatgcattttttaaaaatgcatttttcttgcattttaattAGCGGCTTCCCACAGCTGAACTGAATCCTTCTTGAAAGGAACAGAACAAACACGCACACTAGAGGGAGCCCTGACATACCGTTTTTCCAAAATAGTTCTGTTGGTTGTTTTTTCTGATTGCAAAGGTTACACAGGTTGCAAGCAAAATTTTACACCGTGcagatatgttaaaaaaaaaaaaaaaggtaacgtTTCCTGTTATTCTCCTCCTCTCTTAGAaaaccactgttaatattttggcatATATACTTCCATATATACAGGTGGAATTTTTATCCACTTGCTGGGCTAATATTTGAAGCATTAACTCAGTGGTTCTGGGAGGGGagattgtgtgcgtgtgtgtgcgtgtgtgtgtgtgtgcgtgtgtgtgtgtgagtgatgtAGGAGATATGTTTGAATTTCACAATGTTGGCGGGTTGGGGGGCGCTGCTGGCATTCAACTGGCAGGGACAGGGGTTCACATGGGTGAAAACTCTGTTATTATCTCAGACCACAAAAGGTAatcacagtttgtttttttttaaattaatttaggctgcgttgggtcttcgttgctgcacatgggctttctctagttgtggcgagcggggtctactcttggttgtggcccacgggcttctccttgcagtggcttctcttgttgcggagcacaggctctaggcatgtgggcttcagtagttgtggcacataggctcagtagttgtggctcttgggctctagagcacaggctcagtagttgtggtgcgtgggcttagttgctccatggcatgtaggatcttcccagaccagggctcgaacctgtgttccctgcattggcaggcggattcttaaccactgcaccaccagggaagtctcggtaatcacagttttaaaaacacagattaaaataatgtttattctaGTGTTTAATAGTATATctctgctcttttattttttggttcttATACAGAATAATTTCTGATCTTCTTGCTTTTCTTAAATCCTAACTTATTTGTTACAAGCAGGGGCAAGCATCTGACACTTTATTGTGTTTTCTAGTGCCATGAGGCCTCAGCAACGACACTTTGAGTATGTGTTATTTGGTTACAAATCGTTTTCCTTcgattttttccccctctattaCAGCTCAGGCActatattgtgatttttaaaaattaagtatgcGAGAAGGCATATTATTGATGATTGCCATTTCGGGAGAGTAAAGGAAGCGTTacccaaatttttgtttttatgaagagGGTGTGGGGTGTACTGTGCATCACCCCTGATGCCTTCATGTGTATTGTGAGGTcctttccctccacccccaccagccCCACACCTAGCCAGGAGTGAGGTTTGAAGACTCCGTAAGAAATAGATCCtccaggcacttccctggtggcacagtggttaagaatccgcctgccaaagcagggttcgatccctgggccgggaagatcccacatgccacggagcaagtaagcctgtgcgccacaactactgagcccgcgtgctgcaactactgaagcctgcgcgcctagagccggtgctgcgcaacaagagaagccacctcagtgagaaacctgtgcactgcagcaaagagtagccctggctctccacaactagagaaagcccgtgtgcagcaatgaagacccaacgcagccaaaaaaaagaaaaagaaatagatccTCCAGGCCCAGAACTGGTGCGAGAGCTGGGAAGAAGGCCCTGGAGTGAGGCACTGGTCTGGGCCCTGCACCTGGTCCTGCCCCATGGTGTGTAGGGGGGCAATGGATAGAAACCCCCCCATACACAGTAGGTTTGGAGATCTGAGAGGAGGGGACACTTGTGTCCTGCTTCCTACCTGGAGCACTGGGAAGTGCCCTGCCATCACAggatgggagagaagggaagcaaAAGGGTTGCTGGACCAATGGGCTTGCGGCAGCCTCACCACATCCTCGTGACATCCATGTGCCCAAGAGTGGCTTGGCCATGCCTGGTGATGCCATGTCTGGGATGAGGGGATGGGGCAGCCaacatggggaggaggaaacaGCCACACTGGAGCCCACGGGAAATCGGAGAGCCCAGTGAGGCTAGCACAGGCAGACAATGAGGAAGGCTGCCCCCTGGTGCTCTAGGCCCTGATGGTAAGTAAAGACCTCCAGGATTTAGAGTCTttcagggagaaagaaggagTAGAGAGAACCCTAAAGAGACTGAGTTTGCCCTGAGTCACGTGAGAAAACCCGGGCTGAACGGAAGTCCCAGCTGCGGGGAAGGGTTTAGAAAGGGCTGTTGACAGGGCAGACAAAATCTGGCCCCAAAAGGGCCTAGCTTGACAGGTGCCACTTTGTCACCCCCAACCATTCCCCTCCGGTTTGGACTTGCTCGGACAGAGTCACTTCTGCTGATCTAAGATGGTCATTTGTTCCGCTTAGATTAGGGTTTCCCAATatcagcactgttgacatttggggacggataattctttgctgtggggagTTGTCCTGTGTGTAGCAGGATCTCTAGCCATTACCCGCTAGATGCCGTCAGTCTCCTCACTATCCCCCAAATACAGGCAATCAAAATCTCTCTAGATGTTGTCAAATAtttccctgggaggcaaaattactctgggttgagaaccactgccttagatGATGCATgaacctttggggaaaaaaacagtgtAAGTTGTGTTTACATAGGTACAGTAACCAGGTTTTGGATGTAGGAGAGTGAGCTTTCTACTCCTGAACCTCAGAGTTAGGCACACTATGCATTCACAGGCAGTGCAGAACACACAGTCTCTGCAGGCAAGCCAGCtcccaggaggaagggaagtAAAAAGGGCTGGGTGACACATGCCTTGTTCCTTCTTCCAATTCATCAGTCAAATAAGTAAAGGTGTGGGGAGAGACCAAGAGTGTTACACCCAGCAAAGATGGGTGAGCCAAAAGCTGGAAAGAACCTTGATCCTTGAGTCACCACTTGGAAGAGAGCTGACTCTCTTCCATGCCAGCAGCAGACTTGCTTTTATGAGCAAGAGAGGCTTTTATATGTTtagccactgagattttttttaaagatttatttatttatttatttatttatatttttggctgcatcgggtcttagttgtggcgcacggactctTCATTGCAGAGcgcgagcttctctctagttgtggtgtgcgggttttctcttctctagttgtggcacgcaggctccagggcacgcgagctcggtagttgtgacatgtgggcttagttgccccgcagcatgtgggatcttagttccctgaccagggatcaaacccacgtcccctgcattgtaaggcggattctgtaccactggaccaacagggaagtccctagccacTGAGATTTTGCAGTTTGTTTCTGGGGCATAGCCTGAGCCAACACAAAGTTTTTGGTTTTCTCACATACATTTCATCCTCTATTCCACTTAcagctcccccatccccagccagTGACAAACTCAATTGTTCAACTTCCTCCACTATACAAATCTAAAAACTGCTTTCGAGATTTTTATGTTGACTgtttaaaggacttttttttttttaatttctaggaaTGCCAGTGAAACAATGGGGGAGGGCAGCAATGTAAGACGAAGTAAATAGGACCATCCTCCCTCAGAAGCTGGATGAAatagacatatattttaaaatattctcaaaaacATTGAAGGCTAACTGCAATGTGGTGTCTTGGATTGGATCccagaacagaaaaaggatattagaAAAACTAGCAAAATACTAAGAAAGTCTGGAATTTAGTTAATAGGAatataccaatgttaatttcttagatGTGACCAACGtacatggttatgtaagatgttaacattaggggaaacaGACAGAGTGAAGGGTATTCAGGGACTTTCTGTACtaactttgcaacttttctgtaaatctaaaattattccccaacataaagtttatttttaaaaaaagcactgaaGAGCTAACAAGAGTGTGAAGGATTACCCGGCTGAGGTCTGCAAGTAAAACCCCAGAAAGATGAACTGAGTAGGCAAGGTACCTTTGTCCTTCGGAGCATTTACTGATTCAGAGGAAGCAACTAAGGGGATGAGCTAGGAGTGCGGGGCCCTCCAAGGGTGAGAAATCTggcatatatgtaattttttatcACCTTAGGCTAGGACCCCAAAGAGCTGCACTTTGGGAGAAGGGTGAATTGCAAATAAACCAAGCCACATGGACTTCACTCAGCTTCCTGTCTTTTGGGTGTCCCAGGAAACCTCAGACTTTGAACTTGAATTTTAAATGGTCTTGGTCCAACAagagcttaatctccaaaatatacaaacagctcatacaactcaacaacaaaaaaaataaagaacccgatcaaaaaatgggcagaagcccttaatagacatttctccaaagaagacctacagatggccagtaggcacgtgaaaagatgctcgcatcactaattattagagaaatgcaaatcaaaactacaaggaggtaccacctcacaccagtcagaatggccatcattaaaaagtctacaaataacaaatgctggagagggtgtggagaaaagggaatggtgggagtgtaagttggtgcagccactatggaaaacagtatggaggttcctcagaaaactaaaaatagaattaccatatgatccagaaatcccactcctggacatatacccggacaaaactataattcaaaaatatgcatgcactcctatgttcatagcagcactattcacaatagcctaaacatggaaacaacctaaatgtccatctacagatgaatggataaagaagatgtggtacatatatacaatgaaatactactcagccatttaaaaagaatgaaataatgccatttgcagcgacatggatgtgACTAGAGactatcatagtaagtgaagtaagtcagaaagagaaagacaaataccatattatatcacttatatgtggaatctaaaatatggcacggatgaacctatctacgaaacagaaacagactcacggacatagagaacagacttgtggttgccaaggttgggaggagggagagggatggactgggagttgggggttggtagatgcaaactattacatttagaatggatgaacaccaaggtcctactgtagagcacagagaactatatccaatctcctgggataaaccataatggaaaagaacattaaaaaaacatgtctctatgtgtatgactgagtcactttgctgtacagcagagattgccacaacattgtaaatcaactctaaataaataaataagtaccaaTAATGAAATTGTCCTGGTCTGGTAACACCCTCCCGGCCCCTACCTCCAGGTATCATAAAGATACCAATGAAACATCGTTTCTGGAGGAAAATAGCAACAGCCTAAGActccaattattttaaaaatcgttttcttttcaaataaaatccaATATGCAATCAAAGATAACCAGTTGTATGAGGAGACAAGAATCCACTAGTGAGAGTGTTCAGGGACAGCcgacaacagaaacagacccccGGAGAGTCCAGATATTGAAAATAGCAGGAACGGCCTTAACACAACTATTCTTCAAGGAGAAGAGGAGGTAAAAGTCAGGCTGGAAATTTTTGGCAGGTGACCAGAAAGTATAAAAAATGACAtagcagatttgaaaaagaacggcataaaattctagaactgaaaaaatacaatcattaaaatgaagaatCCAACAGGTGAATTTCATATTAGACACATTTGAAACGATAATAGTGAACTGAAAGATGTATCAGAAGAAACCATCTGGGATGACGCACAGAGAAACAAAAGGATGGGAAATAGAGAAACAAGGGTAAAAGAAATGGGGAATCAATACGTTTTACTGGAgacatagaaggaaagaaaacagaagatgtGACACAAGCAATAATGTTCCAAATGTGAAGAAACACAGTCTGTGTTTTTTAatacgtgagtgtgtgtgtgtgtgtgtttataatatGTGGGATGCTaaagcctgtggcctggggcaCGACCCATCTTCCCTGGGTCCAAGAGAGGTACAGTATGGACACCGGACGGATGACAAAGGTGGCACAGTGGAGTCGTGGGGGAAGGGTGTTCTTTTCAATAAGTAGTGTTGGGACAATTAGGTACCCGTGCAGAAAAATATGAGACTTGACCCCAGCCTCCCATCACACACAAATGTCAGTTTTAGGTGGATTACAAAActaaatgtaaaaggcaaaatgATAAAGCTTTTTAAAGATAATAGAGCATATCTTCATGATCTCGGTGTAGGGGAAGAGTTctaaaaccagacacagaaagcaCAGACCACagaggaaaagactgataaattagaccatgttaaaatgaaaaagtgTTCATCAAAAGATGCCTTGAAGAGCAAAGAGACACAcccacagagagggagaaaagatcAGCAACGCACATGAcagacaacatggataaatcattaaaaaagataatgttgagtgaaagaagccaggcacataAAAGACTGATTCCAtttagatgaaatttaaaaacagaccCAACGAAATGGCATTGTATTGTTTTACTTAGAGGGTAAAACCAGAAAGCAGAAGTGATCCCTATAAAAGTCAGGGTAGCGGATGTCTTTGTGGGAAGATGTTGTGCTCTCAGGGGTCACATGGGGGCTTCTGGGGCTGGAAGGGTTTATTTCTTCGTTGGGGTTGTGGCTACCCAGGTGTCCgttttttattaatttgtgaAATTGTCTTGTTTATGCCCTTTCCTGCGAGCATATTTTATATCACaaatctaaattttctttttgagatgGAGTAACAGAAACAACAAATAGGAAAAGTTATCAgaaatctcaaaaaacaaaacaaaacagaaacaaaaacccaaggTTACAGTACTTTCCCTAGTTCTCACTGAGTTGTAAATAGGCTGAGCCCTCCCTTTCTTCAGACCCTCTGACTCACTCTCTTTGTCTGGGAGTGAGCCCATTTCTCCTCTTGGAATTATTCTTCATTCTCTTCGGTGTCTGGGCTGAGTGCCAAACCAAACGATGCAGACCTGTAGCCTGAAGCAGAGATTCTGTCACCTCTAGGAAGATCAAGGACCATTGACATTCTATCTTTGCCAGAGCATGCCTCCTATACTTTCTCTCCCTGCAAAGATGGACCCCCTAGTCATTCATTCCTCTGGCATCAAGCTCATCTTCCTATTCCATCTGTGGCTGCCCTGGCTGGAGCACCTTGACCAAGCCCTGGGTGGGTGAGGTGACCCTGCCTGGGCTTCCAGCCATCTTGGCCAACGCCGCCCTGAGTTATCTTCTCTGT
This Balaenoptera acutorostrata chromosome 20, mBalAcu1.1, whole genome shotgun sequence DNA region includes the following protein-coding sequences:
- the CD300LG gene encoding CMRF35-like molecule 9 isoform X3 encodes the protein MRPLVLLWGCLVLPGYGSLVGPKEISGFEGGTVSLQCTYGEELKKYRKYWCREGGFLISRCSGTVYSGEYGQEGRVSVHDSPRQLRFEVILRNLTLKDMGQYWCGVKRVGFDKTFSVSLLVFPGTSPYARTSPYAAALPNAGTSPHPATSPPAGISRQATQLDSTSTEDTNFVPSRSSSKPRVSIPMTRMLAPVLVLLALLLATGLAALGSYMLQWRKKAQLAMETPRKEKVHLSHLPLGNSWVPEYAVIDLAGPTGPPASPKPSASPNVEIQCLSQTSKEDEASWQTPEGDMTPGPPLPVSRDEPDFSKFISV
- the CD300LG gene encoding CMRF35-like molecule 9 isoform X2; amino-acid sequence: MRPLVLLWGCLVLPGYGSLVGPKEISGFEGGTVSLQCTYGEELKKYRKYWCREGGFLISRCSGTVYSGEYGQEGRVSVHDSPRQLRFEVILRNLTLKDMGQYWCGVKRVGFDKTFSVSLLVFPGPLLTQQPLRMQGPLLTQQPLRMQGPLRMQGPLRMQQPFQMQGPLLTRQPLLLQGSPAKPHSWTPPQQRTPILSPAEAVPSPATRLLPSRPQGVHPDDPHVGPGPGATGPSAGHRPGCPRQLHAPVEEESSTGHGDTEEGEGPSLPLATGEQLGPRVCCDRPCGAHWASCQPQALCQPQRGDPVPEPDFKGR
- the CD300LG gene encoding CMRF35-like molecule 9 isoform X9, which encodes MRPLVLLWGCLVLPGYGSLVGPKEISGFEGGTVSLQCTYGEELKKYRKYWCREGGFLISRCSGTVYSGEYGQEGRVSVHDSPRQLRFEVILRNLTLKDMGQYWCGVKRVGFDKTFSVSLLVFPGTSSHPATSPYAGTSPYARTSPYAAALPNAGTSPHPATSPPAGISRQATQLDSTSTEDTNFVPSRSSSKPSSTGHGDTEEGEGPSLPLATGEQLGPRVCCDRPCGAHWASCQPQALCQPQRGDPVPEPDFKGR
- the CD300LG gene encoding CMRF35-like molecule 9 isoform X7, which gives rise to MRPLVLLWGCLVLPGYGSLVGPKEISGFEGGTVSLQCTYGEELKKYRKYWCREGGFLISRCSGTVYSGEYGQEGRVSVHDSPRQLRFEVILRNLTLKDMGQYWCGVKRVGFDKTFSVSLLVFPGPLLTQQPLRMQGPLLTQQPLRMQGPLRMQGPLRMQQPFQMQGPLLTRQPLLLQGSPAKPHSWTPPQQRTPILSPAEAVPSPATRLLPSRPQGVHPDDPHVGPGPGATGPSAGHRPGCPRQLHAPVEEESSTGHGDTEEGEGPSLPLDFKGR
- the CD300LG gene encoding CMRF35-like molecule 9 isoform X6, which codes for MRPLVLLWGCLVLPGYGSLVGPKEISGFEGGTVSLQCTYGEELKKYRKYWCREGGFLISRCSGTVYSGEYGQEGRVSVHDSPRQLRFEVILRNLTLKDMGQYWCGVKRVGFDKTFSVSLLVFPGISRQATQLDSTSTEDTNFVPSRSSSKPRVSIPMTRMLAPVLVLLALLLATGLAALGSYMLQWRKKAQLAMETPRKEKVHLSHLPLGNSWVPEYAVIDLAGPTGPPASPKPSASPNVEIQCLSQTSKEDEASWQTPEGDMTPGPPLPVSRDEPDFSKFISV
- the CD300LG gene encoding CMRF35-like molecule 9 isoform X4 → MRPLVLLWGCLVLPGYGSLVGPKEISGFEGGTVSLQCTYGEELKKYRKYWCREGGFLISRCSGTVYSGEYGQEGRVSVHDSPRQLRFEVILRNLTLKDMGQYWCGVKRVGFDKTFSVSLLVFPGPLLTQQPLRMQGPLLTQQPLRMQGPLRMQGPLRMQQPFQMQGPLLTRQPLLLQGSPAKPHSWTPPQQRTPILSPAEAVPSPAQLAMETPRKEKVHLSHLPLGNSWVPEYAVIDLAGPTGPPASPKPSASPNVEIQCLSQTSKEDEASWQTPEGDMTPGPPLPVSRDEPDFSKFISV
- the CD300LG gene encoding CMRF35-like molecule 9 isoform X8, with the translated sequence MRPLVLLWGCLVLPGYGSLVGPKEISGFEGGTVSLQCTYGEELKKYRKYWCREGGFLISRCSGTVYSGEYGQEGRVSVHDSPRQLRFEVILRNLTLKDMGQYWCGVKRVGFDKTFSVSLLVFPGPLLTQQPLRMQGPLLTQQPLRMQGPLRMQGPLRMQQPFQMQGPLLTRQPLLLQGSPAKPHSWTPPQQRTPILSPAEAVPSPAQLAMETPRKEKVHLSHLTSKEDEASWQTPEGDMTPGPPLPVSRDEPDFSKFISV
- the CD300LG gene encoding CMRF35-like molecule 9 isoform X1, whose amino-acid sequence is MRPLVLLWGCLVLPGYGSLVGPKEISGFEGGTVSLQCTYGEELKKYRKYWCREGGFLISRCSGTVYSGEYGQEGRVSVHDSPRQLRFEVILRNLTLKDMGQYWCGVKRVGFDKTFSVSLLVFPGTSSHPATSPYAGTSPYARTSPYAAALPNAGTSPHPATSPPAGISRQATQLDSTSTEDTNFVPSRSSSKPRVSIPMTRMLAPVLVLLALLLATGLAALGSYMLQWRKKAQLAMETPRKEKVHLSHLPLGNSWVPEYAVIDLAGPTGPPASPKPSASPNVEIQCLSQTSKEDEASWQTPEGDMTPGPPLPVSRDEPDFSKFISV
- the CD300LG gene encoding CMRF35-like molecule 9 isoform X5, with the protein product MRPLVLLWGCLVLPGYGSLVGPKEISGFEGGTVSLQCTYGEELKKYRKYWCREGGFLISRCSGTVYSGEYGQEGRVSVHDSPRQLRFEVILRNLTLKDMGQYWCGVKRVGFDKTFSVSLLVFPGTSSHPATSPYAGTSPYARTSPYAAALPNAGTSPHPATSPPAGISRQATQLDSTSTEDTNFVPSRSSSKPRVSIPMTRMLAPVLVLLALLLATGLAALGSYMLQWRKKAQLAMETPRKEKVHLSHLTSKEDEASWQTPEGDMTPGPPLPVSRDEPDFSKFISV